In Paenibacillus sp. BIC5C1, a genomic segment contains:
- a CDS encoding mannitol-1-phosphate 5-dehydrogenase, with the protein MKAVHFGAGNIGRGFIGHMLSASDYEVCFVARNPKKIAMLQKRQEYPITLANADQDTTIVNNVTAINVDEQDRVAEVIASADLITTAVGVSALEDIAEPIAKGIYLRMKNNNSAPLHIIACENAIGGSTRLKKRVYPFLDVETREKAERYVSFPNAAVDRIVPAQDHKDPLQVTVEPFYEWVVHRPALLEGFKKIEGVHYVDSLEPYIERKMFTVNTGHCVAAYFGYLEGFKTIRQVMSHAPIRAKVRKVMEETGALLIAKHGFNPQKHNRYIDTILERFANPNLTDQVTRVGRSPLRKLSPYDRLVRPAMQASEFGIEIPHLTSAMAAAMLFNHEHDEEAMKLQHLIREDGVSAFIRERMGIPDEHPVHQHAIARYEELKGRQESTILT; encoded by the coding sequence ATGAAAGCTGTACATTTTGGTGCGGGCAATATTGGCCGCGGATTTATCGGTCATATGTTGTCCGCTTCCGATTATGAAGTCTGCTTTGTCGCACGTAACCCGAAGAAAATCGCCATGCTTCAAAAGAGGCAGGAATATCCCATTACCCTCGCAAATGCGGATCAGGATACAACCATTGTGAATAACGTAACCGCCATTAATGTCGACGAACAGGATCGCGTTGCTGAAGTGATTGCTTCAGCAGATCTGATCACAACAGCCGTCGGTGTATCAGCACTGGAAGATATCGCTGAACCTATTGCCAAAGGCATCTATCTCCGTATGAAAAATAATAATTCTGCGCCACTTCACATTATCGCTTGCGAAAATGCCATCGGAGGCAGCACTCGGCTTAAAAAACGGGTATATCCGTTTCTGGATGTGGAGACCCGGGAAAAAGCAGAACGTTATGTCTCATTCCCCAATGCAGCGGTTGACCGCATCGTCCCCGCTCAAGATCATAAAGACCCGCTACAAGTTACCGTTGAGCCTTTCTATGAATGGGTGGTTCATCGCCCTGCACTGCTGGAAGGATTTAAGAAAATTGAAGGCGTGCACTACGTGGACTCTCTTGAACCTTATATTGAGCGCAAAATGTTTACGGTAAATACCGGTCACTGCGTCGCCGCATACTTCGGATATCTTGAAGGATTCAAGACGATCCGGCAAGTAATGAGCCATGCACCGATTCGTGCCAAGGTACGCAAAGTGATGGAAGAAACCGGAGCCCTGCTCATCGCCAAGCACGGTTTTAATCCTCAGAAACACAACAGATATATCGATACGATTCTCGAACGTTTTGCCAACCCGAACCTGACGGATCAGGTAACCCGGGTCGGACGCTCACCCCTTCGCAAGTTATCGCCTTACGACCGGCTTGTTCGCCCAGCGATGCAGGCCAGCGAATTCGGAATTGAAATTCCTCATTTAACTTCAGCTATGGCAGCCGCGATGCTGTTCAATCATGAACACGACGAGGAAGCCATGAAGCTCCAACACCTGATTCGCGAAGATGGCGTCTCTGCCTTCATTCGTGAACGCATGGGAATTCCCGACGAACATCCCGTTCATCAGCATGCTATCGCCCGTTATGAAGAGCTCAAAGGGCGACAGGAATCAACCATCTTAACCTGA
- a CDS encoding HAD family hydrolase, whose product MIKALVFDFDGTIIDTETAWYVAFRDAYKEHGVDLTLEMYSQCIGTSLKTFNPYEYLITDLNLPIDREAFRESVQLHHAALMNKEQVRPGIQNYLEAARKAGLKLAVASSSKRDWVEQHLEQLKLKDYFEVIRTADDVAHVKPDPALYNQALEALGVTADEAVAIEDSPNGARSAVAAGIHCVVISNTITGTLDFDMPHQRLSCLTDLEFNDLISKPLVTTV is encoded by the coding sequence ATGATTAAGGCACTGGTTTTTGATTTCGATGGAACGATTATTGATACGGAGACAGCATGGTATGTTGCTTTTCGTGATGCCTACAAGGAACACGGCGTAGACTTAACCCTGGAGATGTACTCGCAATGCATCGGTACCAGTCTGAAAACATTTAATCCTTATGAGTACCTCATCACAGATTTGAATCTTCCGATCGATCGGGAAGCGTTCAGGGAATCCGTTCAGCTGCATCATGCAGCCTTAATGAACAAGGAACAGGTACGGCCCGGTATCCAAAACTACCTTGAAGCTGCACGCAAAGCTGGATTGAAACTGGCTGTCGCTTCAAGCTCCAAACGAGACTGGGTTGAACAGCATCTGGAACAGCTCAAGCTGAAAGATTACTTTGAAGTCATTCGCACTGCAGATGACGTTGCCCATGTGAAGCCTGATCCTGCATTGTACAATCAAGCACTTGAAGCCCTTGGAGTAACTGCAGACGAAGCCGTAGCGATTGAGGATTCACCTAACGGCGCGCGTTCAGCTGTTGCGGCTGGTATTCACTGTGTAGTCATCTCGAATACCATTACCGGGACACTTGATTTCGATATGCCTCACCAACGGCTGTCATGCCTGACCGACCTCGAATTTAACGATTTGATTTCGAAACCACTCGTCACTACAGTCTAG
- a CDS encoding ADP-ribosylglycohydrolase family protein, which produces MLHKDRFQGCFIGLAAGDALGTTVEFSSPGTFEPVTDIVGGGVFNLAPGQWTDDTSMALCLAESLVRKENFDPGDQMRRYTNWYQVGYMSSTGTCFDIGGATRSALERFAATGEAYSGSTNPMTAGNGSIMRLAPVAMAYANQPDQAVRYAGLSSRTTHAAVESVEACEVLAAILVAGLRGADKEVMLRPETCRQWREEKFFSPAIEEIVQGSYRDKAPPDIQGSGYVVRSLEAALWAFHQSSTFEEGALLAVNLGDDADTTGAVYGQIAGAYYGLSGIPIHWREKLAMRDTLSELSEALWSKAEAR; this is translated from the coding sequence ATGCTGCATAAGGATCGTTTCCAAGGTTGTTTCATTGGGCTTGCCGCGGGAGATGCACTGGGAACTACAGTGGAATTCAGCAGTCCCGGCACATTTGAGCCTGTTACCGATATTGTGGGAGGCGGGGTATTCAATTTGGCGCCTGGACAGTGGACGGATGATACGTCGATGGCCCTGTGTCTGGCAGAAAGCTTGGTGAGAAAAGAGAACTTTGATCCCGGGGACCAGATGCGCAGATATACGAATTGGTATCAGGTAGGTTATATGAGCAGCACGGGAACCTGCTTTGATATAGGCGGGGCTACTCGGAGTGCCCTTGAACGGTTTGCAGCAACCGGTGAAGCGTATAGTGGTTCAACCAACCCGATGACTGCTGGGAATGGATCAATTATGCGGCTGGCACCTGTAGCCATGGCATATGCCAACCAGCCGGATCAGGCAGTGCGGTATGCCGGGTTGAGTTCCAGAACGACTCATGCTGCTGTTGAAAGTGTGGAAGCATGTGAAGTGCTGGCGGCAATATTGGTTGCAGGACTGCGCGGAGCGGACAAGGAAGTTATGTTACGGCCTGAAACCTGTCGTCAGTGGAGGGAAGAGAAATTTTTTTCACCAGCGATTGAAGAAATTGTCCAGGGATCATACCGGGATAAAGCACCGCCTGATATTCAGGGAAGCGGCTATGTTGTTCGTTCACTTGAAGCAGCGTTATGGGCATTCCATCAATCATCGACCTTTGAAGAAGGTGCGCTACTGGCAGTGAATCTGGGTGATGATGCTGACACGACGGGAGCGGTATATGGGCAAATTGCCGGGGCGTATTATGGATTAAGCGGCATTCCGATACACTGGCGAGAGAAGCTGGCCATGCGGGATACGCTGAGTGAATTGTCAGAGGCATTGTGGTCAAAGGCCGAAGCTAGATAG
- a CDS encoding DUF3298 and DUF4163 domain-containing protein, translated as MNKSFAMLISFLLVFLFIIPISDANAAGSSTVTTKIYSYKGQKYVQIIGGEQKVRDKINKTLKIHAVNAAIQNTYLKKQQDYFYWNTTAQTKYNQNNLLSIVYTDFNFRGGAHGYEEVTTYNYDLTTGKRLYLNQVLQTNKQAVNLAEGIESGLKSNENVFPDSFYNFPLSNTSSYYYQNTGIVMVFNPYEVGPYAAGFIEVKVPFSKIQSELSRPFFDLNKNSIQELKSGRVPGFENISFGQTKADVSKALKSSDREPYYEPEMGGLFWIFEGVEYASFNFGEGDTDRLVHIYLSWKTLPMKTFSDIEKILGKGQKGENPDIQGEYLLSYRFGDTRVHFASSSTEGLIHGIIISHY; from the coding sequence TTGAATAAATCATTTGCTATGTTAATAAGCTTCTTATTGGTGTTTCTATTTATAATCCCAATAAGTGATGCGAATGCCGCCGGGTCGAGCACAGTAACGACAAAAATCTACTCGTATAAAGGGCAAAAGTATGTTCAAATTATTGGCGGCGAACAAAAGGTCAGGGATAAAATAAATAAAACACTCAAAATCCATGCCGTAAATGCCGCTATACAGAATACATATCTAAAAAAACAGCAAGATTACTTTTACTGGAATACCACTGCACAGACTAAATACAATCAAAATAACCTACTATCTATTGTATATACAGATTTTAATTTCAGAGGCGGCGCGCACGGGTATGAAGAAGTAACGACTTATAATTACGATCTAACAACAGGAAAGCGACTTTACTTGAACCAAGTGCTTCAAACCAATAAACAAGCTGTTAATCTAGCTGAGGGTATTGAATCAGGCCTAAAGAGTAATGAGAATGTTTTCCCGGACAGTTTTTATAACTTTCCCTTGTCTAATACATCTAGCTATTACTACCAAAACACAGGAATTGTCATGGTATTTAACCCATACGAAGTTGGACCTTATGCGGCGGGATTTATAGAGGTGAAAGTTCCGTTCTCCAAAATTCAGTCTGAACTGAGCAGGCCATTTTTTGATTTAAATAAAAACTCCATTCAGGAGTTGAAGAGTGGGAGAGTACCAGGGTTTGAAAATATAAGTTTTGGACAAACGAAAGCAGACGTATCGAAAGCGCTGAAAAGTTCAGATCGTGAGCCCTATTATGAACCGGAAATGGGAGGACTTTTCTGGATATTTGAGGGTGTAGAGTATGCTTCCTTTAATTTTGGGGAGGGAGACACAGACCGTCTTGTCCATATTTATTTGAGTTGGAAAACCCTCCCTATGAAAACTTTCAGTGACATTGAGAAGATATTGGGAAAAGGCCAAAAGGGTGAGAACCCTGATATTCAAGGAGAATATTTACTCTCCTATCGTTTTGGGGACACTCGGGTCCATTTCGCCTCCAGTTCAACTGAGGGACTTATTCACGGCATTATAATCTCACATTACTAA
- a CDS encoding MFS transporter, giving the protein MRKTGSSQTESQVTKSAKRGAFPLSLLCLTVGAFAIGMTEFIIMGLLPNVATDLNVSIPQAGQLITGYALGVAVGAPVLTVFTHKIPQKKLLVLLMCIFIIGNALSVIAPTYGLLISARILTAFAHGTFLGVGSLMATRLVAPERRAGAVSVVLAGLTIANIIGVPFGTFIGQQLGWRSSFGAITILGIISLIGIIRFIPVIQQGPPANLGQQFRNLVRPQVLLILLIGALGCGSLFAVFTYITPMLVDISGFAEQSVTWILVLFGVGVTLGNMLGGRLADWKLMPSLMVNFGILAVLLAALTLTLDNPYLAVITIFCWGVAAFGIMPGLQIRIMNMTREAPLLATTSSHSAFNLGNAGGAYLGGFAITHTGLISVPLYAAVIAALGLVGLFVSVTMERKNRVPKIADAVEPAPVN; this is encoded by the coding sequence ATGCGTAAGACAGGGTCATCTCAAACGGAATCGCAAGTTACGAAATCTGCTAAACGAGGGGCGTTTCCTTTATCCCTTTTATGTCTGACGGTAGGGGCTTTTGCCATTGGCATGACAGAGTTTATTATTATGGGCCTTCTGCCTAATGTAGCGACGGATTTGAATGTGAGTATCCCCCAAGCAGGGCAGTTAATTACGGGTTACGCGCTTGGTGTGGCGGTGGGTGCGCCTGTACTAACCGTGTTCACACACAAGATACCGCAGAAAAAACTGCTGGTACTGTTAATGTGTATTTTTATCATTGGTAATGCATTGTCTGTTATTGCACCAACATACGGACTGCTCATCTCGGCACGTATTCTAACGGCATTTGCCCACGGTACGTTTCTAGGTGTAGGCTCGCTGATGGCGACACGGTTGGTTGCACCGGAGAGAAGGGCAGGGGCAGTATCCGTAGTCCTGGCAGGATTAACGATTGCCAACATTATCGGTGTGCCGTTCGGTACCTTCATTGGGCAGCAGCTAGGATGGCGGTCATCGTTCGGAGCCATTACCATTCTGGGCATCATCTCATTGATTGGTATCATTCGTTTCATTCCGGTGATTCAGCAGGGACCACCAGCAAACCTGGGTCAGCAATTCCGGAATCTGGTTCGCCCCCAAGTGTTATTAATATTGCTGATTGGTGCGCTGGGCTGTGGAAGTCTGTTCGCCGTGTTCACCTATATTACGCCAATGCTTGTGGATATTAGTGGTTTTGCCGAGCAGAGCGTGACCTGGATTCTGGTGCTGTTCGGTGTCGGCGTTACATTGGGTAATATGCTTGGCGGTCGTCTGGCAGACTGGAAGCTGATGCCTTCCCTAATGGTTAACTTCGGTATACTGGCAGTTCTGTTGGCGGCCTTAACGTTGACGCTGGACAATCCGTATCTTGCGGTAATCACCATCTTCTGCTGGGGCGTTGCGGCTTTTGGTATTATGCCAGGGTTGCAAATTCGAATTATGAATATGACTCGCGAAGCACCGCTGCTGGCGACCACGTCGAGTCACTCAGCCTTTAATCTGGGCAACGCAGGTGGTGCCTATTTGGGCGGGTTTGCAATTACGCATACGGGGCTCATCTCGGTACCGTTGTATGCAGCAGTTATTGCAGCACTTGGCCTTGTGGGATTATTCGTTAGCGTGACAATGGAACGCAAAAATAGGGTGCCGAAAATCGCCGATGCTGTAGAGCCGGCACCAGTGAATTAG